In Vibrio syngnathi, the following proteins share a genomic window:
- a CDS encoding PAS domain-containing protein, whose protein sequence is MSLQTNKKLISLQYFLLRDKALPDPFDSIHHSLFEQLPGCWGCKDTGSVFVYANLAYNQLIGLKPNETCTGLTDFEMPSQTTECAQDFRAQDKHVMDTRSTLKILDIHPYPDGRWHAHIFTKTPWLDGNGEVQGTIFYGQELTDTAILEVGHWVCQATCEKDNQVSITGSKPRVSKLQKRLTSRESEVLFLLLFGKKPQYIASTLNISIKTVEGHVARLKQKFDARSKSQLIGYALDSGLGSMIPETLLKKQISVVLHSD, encoded by the coding sequence TTGTCATTGCAGACCAATAAGAAACTGATATCATTGCAATACTTCCTCTTACGAGATAAAGCCTTGCCGGATCCCTTTGACTCCATACATCACTCTTTATTTGAACAACTTCCAGGTTGCTGGGGTTGCAAAGATACTGGCTCTGTCTTCGTGTATGCCAACCTTGCTTACAACCAATTAATTGGCTTAAAACCCAACGAAACTTGTACCGGCTTAACCGATTTCGAGATGCCTAGTCAAACAACCGAATGTGCTCAGGATTTCAGGGCTCAAGACAAGCATGTAATGGATACACGCAGTACTCTTAAAATCCTCGATATTCACCCTTATCCAGACGGACGCTGGCACGCTCATATTTTTACTAAAACCCCTTGGCTTGATGGGAATGGCGAAGTTCAAGGCACCATTTTTTATGGTCAAGAACTCACCGACACCGCCATTTTAGAGGTTGGCCATTGGGTGTGTCAGGCGACTTGCGAAAAAGACAATCAAGTGTCCATTACAGGATCAAAACCGCGCGTGTCAAAGCTTCAAAAGCGACTGACTTCGCGAGAATCAGAAGTGCTGTTCTTGTTACTATTCGGCAAGAAACCACAGTACATCGCGTCTACGTTGAACATTTCAATCAAAACGGTCGAAGGGCATGTCGCCAGGTTGAAACAGAAATTCGATGCGCGCAGTAAAAGCCAGTTGATTGGGTATGCGTTGGACTCGGGGCTAGGCTCTATGATCCCAGAAACCCTGCTTAAAAAGCAGATCTCGGTTGTCCTGCACAGTGACTAG
- the pdxH gene encoding pyridoxamine 5'-phosphate oxidase, translated as MELTDIRREYAKGGLRRKDLAADPIEQFNLWLEQAIEAKLTDPTAMTVATVDENGQPFQRIVLLKNVDKDGFVFYTNLGSRKAHQLGHNSKISLHFPWHPLERQVHITGTAEKLTAIENMKYFSSRPKESQLAAIASKQSSRISARGILEGKYLELKQKFAKGEIPVPSFWGGFRVRVDSIEFWQGGEHRLHDRFLFSRQDNSWDIDRLAP; from the coding sequence ATGGAACTGACCGATATTCGTCGCGAATACGCTAAGGGTGGATTGAGACGTAAAGACTTAGCCGCAGACCCGATTGAACAATTCAATCTATGGCTAGAGCAAGCTATTGAAGCTAAGTTGACGGACCCTACTGCCATGACAGTTGCTACGGTTGATGAAAATGGTCAGCCATTCCAACGAATTGTTCTACTAAAGAATGTTGATAAAGACGGCTTCGTTTTTTACACCAACTTAGGTAGCCGTAAAGCACATCAGCTTGGTCACAACAGTAAAATCAGTTTGCATTTCCCATGGCACCCACTTGAACGACAAGTTCATATTACGGGTACGGCTGAAAAGCTAACAGCGATTGAAAACATGAAGTACTTCTCGTCACGACCAAAAGAGAGCCAATTGGCCGCAATTGCAAGTAAGCAAAGTAGCCGTATCTCTGCTCGCGGGATTTTGGAAGGCAAATATCTAGAGCTTAAACAGAAGTTCGCAAAAGGAGAGATTCCGGTTCCTTCTTTCTGGGGAGGCTTCCGTGTGCGTGTAGATAGCATTGAGTTTTGGCAAGGTGGCGAACACCGCTTGCATGACCGCTTCTTGTTCTCACGCCAAGACAATAGCTGGGATATTGATCGCCTAGCGCCATAG
- a CDS encoding sensor histidine kinase: MTKILPNLMTPFVLFSLLLGAAGLTATHFMAVQFQEKIVTQKLSEAANKANLQIDSELDKFKQIPDLLSHDPRLLSYFDSSPRADKIPASQLNQLLFEWSNQSQADTIYIHDPSGTVVASSNYQKPSTFVGENFSFRPYFASAIKGSNTHYVALGARSNVRGYFLSSPLYIENDIVGVITVKVSLENLENILTSDDFEIVVLDSNQVVFLSSQTQWLYHSLLPLSQKQQTDIALQRQYGQSEISIIEAFRSSNYQPQVNDANQPNNIQPNREQKELTANQLFKLGAFNLYPATFSNNQYQVVALKKAEAELIKVLQIDVIFVVIYSLVMLIAWSWRQTYVAKVALTRLNQNLEQTVDKRTHYLKKSNQQLQQTIFQYQASQLKLKQTEQELTQTAKLAVLGELSASINHEINQPLAALRTYSENSLKLLEMERTDLVKSNLEKMIGLNNTITDIIARLKVFTRKVTKQEHHVANLHQAINNATSILSTLMIKQGITLRLSTVPDEINIAIHPTELEQVLVNLIHNATQALQQQVLEQKILQEQHNLENVDQQASPQIGIEWQLHHNSCQLIIWDNGIGMPNDKLEQLFDPFFTTKPEGLGLGLSISKRIIEAYHGTISANRLEPSGMVFSLNIPLYNDKDQRAVVIVD, encoded by the coding sequence GTGACCAAGATACTGCCTAACCTAATGACTCCTTTTGTTTTATTCTCGTTGTTACTGGGAGCCGCAGGGCTGACCGCAACCCACTTTATGGCCGTACAGTTCCAAGAAAAAATCGTCACTCAAAAGCTCAGCGAAGCAGCCAATAAAGCGAACCTACAAATCGATTCTGAACTGGATAAGTTCAAACAGATCCCTGATTTGCTCAGCCATGACCCGCGCTTGCTTTCTTATTTTGACTCATCACCACGAGCAGATAAGATTCCTGCTTCGCAGCTTAATCAATTGCTATTTGAATGGTCGAATCAGAGTCAAGCCGACACTATCTATATCCATGACCCTAGTGGTACTGTCGTCGCTTCAAGTAACTACCAAAAGCCTAGCACTTTCGTGGGTGAGAACTTCTCGTTTCGTCCTTACTTCGCCTCTGCAATTAAAGGCAGCAACACACACTATGTCGCACTGGGTGCACGCTCGAATGTACGCGGTTACTTTTTGTCTTCACCACTGTATATAGAGAATGACATTGTTGGGGTTATCACCGTTAAAGTGAGTCTAGAGAACCTTGAAAATATCCTAACCAGCGATGATTTTGAGATTGTGGTACTCGACTCTAATCAAGTGGTTTTTCTCTCGAGCCAAACTCAGTGGCTTTATCACTCGTTGTTGCCATTAAGTCAGAAGCAACAAACCGATATCGCTTTGCAACGCCAATACGGTCAAAGCGAAATTTCGATCATAGAAGCTTTTCGCTCTTCCAATTATCAACCACAAGTTAACGACGCTAATCAGCCCAACAATATTCAACCAAATCGAGAACAAAAAGAACTCACAGCAAACCAATTGTTTAAACTTGGGGCGTTCAATCTTTACCCCGCAACCTTCAGCAACAATCAGTACCAAGTTGTCGCATTAAAAAAGGCCGAAGCAGAGCTTATTAAAGTGCTGCAGATCGATGTCATCTTCGTGGTGATTTACAGCTTGGTGATGCTCATCGCGTGGTCGTGGCGACAGACTTACGTCGCGAAAGTGGCGCTAACCCGGCTCAACCAAAACCTAGAACAAACCGTTGATAAACGTACTCACTATTTGAAGAAATCCAATCAACAACTTCAGCAAACCATTTTTCAATACCAAGCATCGCAGTTAAAGCTGAAGCAGACAGAACAAGAGCTGACCCAAACAGCAAAATTAGCGGTACTCGGAGAGCTGTCAGCAAGCATTAACCACGAAATCAACCAACCGCTTGCAGCGCTTCGAACTTATAGCGAGAACAGCTTAAAGCTGCTTGAAATGGAACGGACAGATTTAGTGAAGAGCAATCTTGAGAAAATGATTGGCCTCAACAACACCATTACCGACATCATCGCGCGACTCAAAGTCTTTACTCGCAAGGTCACTAAACAAGAACATCATGTCGCGAACCTGCACCAAGCGATCAATAACGCCACCAGTATTCTCAGTACGCTGATGATCAAGCAAGGCATTACACTAAGACTAAGCACGGTGCCTGATGAGATTAATATTGCGATTCACCCAACCGAACTCGAGCAAGTGCTGGTGAATCTGATTCACAACGCGACCCAAGCGCTTCAACAACAAGTTCTTGAACAGAAAATCTTGCAGGAGCAACACAACCTGGAAAACGTTGACCAACAGGCCAGCCCACAGATAGGTATCGAATGGCAACTGCATCATAACTCTTGTCAGTTGATCATTTGGGATAACGGAATTGGCATGCCGAACGATAAGCTAGAACAGCTGTTCGACCCGTTTTTTACCACTAAACCGGAAGGCTTAGGGCTAGGGCTTTCAATATCGAAACGGATTATTGAAGCGTATCACGGCACGATCAGCGCCAACCGATTAGAGCCTTCAGGCATGGTATTCTCGCTAAATATCCCGTTATATAACGATAAAGACCAACGTGCCGTTGTTATCGTTGATTAG
- a CDS encoding sigma-54-dependent transcriptional regulator, with the protein MPKLYFVDDEPAIRDSVEQAMLIEGIDIVCFPNAIEALKKIDVTQAGIVITDIHMPVMDGIQLTQKLLNQNPHFQIIVLTGHGDVQTAVSAMKAGAYDFLEKPFVVDALLTAVKKAADKLALVEENNLLRKELAVQNQVGPKLIGQSPSMQALRRELISLDTKTNPLLLFVGDVGTGKRVTAQYTHDLHSHKAAELCPVAAFNLPRRDEATFHQFVLQLFLKHQGGTLYIHETETLTQDQWQWLANLKPTLLRENSCKTNATCIILATAALPTTMVSEFRRFDLLPLAQRTEDIGSLFKHFARGAASRYQLPPPVITEKEVQRLIATHWGGNIRQLRQHAELRVLTKPKLPSLDNTEDDENKLDVSIEEQQRSLSQRTDSFEQIILIEALHRHQGRLKEVQQELQVSRKTLYDKLRKHQLDKTDFKNQ; encoded by the coding sequence ATGCCTAAACTCTATTTTGTCGACGATGAACCTGCCATCCGAGACTCCGTAGAACAAGCCATGCTCATTGAAGGCATCGATATCGTCTGCTTCCCCAATGCCATTGAGGCACTAAAGAAAATAGATGTGACGCAAGCTGGGATTGTGATCACCGATATTCACATGCCAGTGATGGATGGCATCCAATTGACGCAAAAGCTGCTGAATCAAAACCCTCATTTTCAGATCATCGTACTTACAGGTCATGGAGACGTGCAAACAGCCGTATCCGCGATGAAAGCCGGCGCCTACGATTTTCTGGAAAAACCATTTGTGGTTGATGCCCTTTTAACGGCAGTCAAAAAAGCGGCCGACAAGCTCGCCTTGGTAGAAGAGAACAACCTACTGCGTAAAGAGTTGGCGGTACAGAATCAGGTAGGGCCAAAACTGATTGGTCAATCGCCATCAATGCAGGCATTACGCCGAGAACTGATCTCTCTAGATACCAAAACTAATCCACTTCTACTGTTTGTCGGTGATGTAGGGACGGGTAAAAGAGTTACGGCGCAGTACACGCACGATCTTCACAGCCATAAAGCTGCAGAGCTTTGCCCTGTCGCAGCGTTTAATTTGCCACGCCGTGACGAAGCGACATTCCATCAGTTTGTTTTACAACTGTTCTTGAAGCATCAAGGTGGAACGCTTTATATACATGAAACAGAAACATTAACTCAAGACCAATGGCAGTGGTTAGCGAACTTAAAACCCACTCTACTTCGTGAAAACTCATGCAAGACCAATGCAACTTGTATCATTTTAGCAACCGCAGCACTTCCTACTACAATGGTAAGTGAGTTCCGTCGATTTGACTTGCTACCACTAGCGCAACGAACAGAAGACATTGGCTCTTTGTTTAAGCACTTTGCTCGTGGTGCGGCGAGTCGATATCAGTTGCCTCCCCCGGTGATTACAGAAAAAGAGGTTCAACGATTGATCGCCACTCATTGGGGGGGAAATATTCGACAGCTTCGCCAACATGCTGAACTCCGAGTGTTGACTAAACCCAAGCTGCCATCGCTCGACAATACTGAAGATGATGAGAACAAGCTTGATGTCAGCATTGAAGAGCAACAACGGTCATTAAGCCAACGTACCGATAGCTTTGAGCAAATCATCTTGATAGAGGCACTACATCGTCATCAAGGGCGTTTAAAAGAGGTACAGCAAGAGCTGCAAGTGTCACGAAAAACGCTTTATGACAAGTTGAGAAAGCACCAACTTGATAAAACAGATTTCAAAAACCAATAA
- a CDS encoding HlyD family type I secretion periplasmic adaptor subunit gives MSQKNFSKLNETELEYVDDKTAALLLNTPTSARIMLWVIVLFFIAAIGWSAWAEIDKVTVGQGKVIPSSQIQVVQNLEGGLVKEILVKEGQRVQKGQQLLLIDDTRFRSDFREREQQVANLTANVLMLSASLTSVVINEEFSVKEWKKSVLLDYGKLAFPPLFYDLHPKLVNRQKAEYRQDLNNLKNQLSVFDQQVGQKQQDLVEIKARVQNLRQSYNFARQELDITKPLADEGVVPKIELLKLQRQVNDTRREMTSSELKIPLLRSAIKEAMLSRIDAALNFRSEQQEKLNQAQDKLSAMTESAVGLEDRVNRTVVVSPVTGTVKTLGINTVGGVIQPGMDIVEIVPTEDSLLVEAKIAPQDIAFLRPELSAVVKFSAYDFTKYGGLVGVLEHISADTTQDEEGNSFYIVRVRTDKYSFGANEELPIIPGMTASVDIITGKRTVLEYMLKPILSAQNNALKE, from the coding sequence ATGAGTCAGAAAAATTTCAGCAAATTGAACGAGACCGAACTTGAGTATGTCGATGACAAAACAGCGGCACTGCTCCTCAATACGCCCACCAGTGCGCGTATTATGCTATGGGTGATCGTGCTGTTTTTTATTGCTGCTATTGGGTGGTCTGCTTGGGCTGAAATCGACAAAGTGACAGTTGGCCAAGGCAAGGTAATCCCTTCTTCTCAGATTCAAGTGGTGCAAAACCTTGAAGGTGGTTTGGTTAAAGAAATTTTAGTCAAAGAAGGGCAACGAGTTCAAAAAGGGCAACAATTACTATTAATAGATGACACTCGATTCCGCTCTGACTTTCGTGAGCGTGAGCAACAAGTTGCGAACTTAACTGCTAATGTACTTATGCTGTCCGCTTCGCTGACCAGTGTTGTTATCAATGAAGAATTCTCAGTAAAAGAGTGGAAAAAAAGTGTCTTACTCGACTATGGTAAACTCGCCTTCCCACCACTATTCTACGACCTTCACCCCAAATTGGTTAATCGCCAAAAAGCAGAATATCGTCAAGATCTGAACAACCTGAAGAACCAACTTTCCGTTTTTGATCAGCAGGTTGGACAGAAGCAACAAGACCTAGTTGAAATAAAAGCGCGTGTTCAGAATTTAAGACAGAGTTACAACTTTGCCCGTCAAGAGCTGGATATTACCAAGCCTCTTGCTGATGAAGGGGTGGTGCCAAAAATTGAACTGCTCAAGCTGCAAAGACAAGTTAACGACACTCGCCGAGAGATGACCTCTAGCGAACTCAAAATCCCTCTTCTACGTTCAGCAATCAAAGAAGCGATGCTCAGTCGTATCGATGCTGCATTGAACTTCCGATCAGAACAACAAGAGAAGCTAAACCAAGCACAAGATAAGCTCTCTGCAATGACGGAATCAGCGGTTGGCCTTGAAGACAGAGTTAATCGAACTGTAGTAGTTTCTCCAGTAACAGGAACCGTCAAAACGCTTGGTATTAATACCGTAGGCGGTGTTATCCAGCCGGGTATGGACATTGTTGAAATTGTACCAACTGAAGACTCCCTATTAGTTGAGGCGAAAATCGCCCCACAAGATATCGCATTCCTCCGTCCAGAATTGAGCGCTGTGGTTAAGTTCAGTGCCTATGACTTTACTAAATACGGTGGTTTAGTAGGTGTGTTAGAACACATCAGTGCCGATACCACTCAAGATGAAGAAGGCAACAGCTTTTACATCGTGCGAGTGCGTACCGATAAGTACAGCTTTGGGGCTAATGAAGAGCTGCCTATCATTCCCGGTATGACCGCTTCTGTCGATATCATTACGGGTAAAAGAACCGTGCTTGAATATATGTTGAAGCCAATTTTGAGTGCTCAAAACAACGCACTAAAAGAGTAA
- a CDS encoding transglutaminase-like cysteine peptidase → MKSRFSLLLLFLTSFTSGALNKSDQRWIDAVSVTYGERAGKRVSTWRSNMTSYAGLSEKDKLDSVNRFFNQMYFVDDSILWGKNDYWATPLEFLGSNAGDCEDFTIAKYFSLLELGVPDKKLRLVYVKALELNQFHMVLAYYSTPSAEPLILDNLNPEIKRGSKRRDLRPIYSFNGKNLWLIKSAAGSGKLSGKSSRLSLWNDLRSRERSLKLNKPIINYDE, encoded by the coding sequence ATGAAATCTCGATTTTCGTTATTGCTGCTGTTCCTTACCTCTTTTACTTCCGGAGCACTGAACAAGAGTGACCAAAGGTGGATAGACGCAGTCTCTGTAACCTACGGAGAAAGAGCAGGGAAACGAGTATCGACATGGCGCTCGAATATGACGTCGTACGCAGGGTTAAGTGAAAAAGATAAACTCGATTCGGTAAACCGGTTCTTCAACCAAATGTACTTTGTCGATGACAGTATACTTTGGGGAAAGAATGACTACTGGGCGACACCGCTGGAGTTTTTGGGCAGTAACGCGGGTGACTGTGAAGATTTCACTATCGCAAAATACTTCTCTTTACTTGAGCTGGGCGTCCCAGATAAGAAATTACGATTAGTGTACGTAAAAGCACTTGAGTTAAACCAATTCCATATGGTGTTGGCTTACTACTCTACACCCAGTGCAGAACCGTTAATTTTAGATAACTTAAACCCTGAAATAAAACGTGGCTCCAAGCGCAGAGATCTACGACCGATATACAGCTTCAATGGTAAAAACCTATGGTTGATCAAGTCGGCGGCTGGCAGCGGTAAGTTATCAGGAAAATCTTCAAGATTGAGCTTGTGGAACGACTTACGTTCTCGTGAGCGCTCTCTAAAATTAAACAAACCCATTATCAATTACGATGAGTAG
- a CDS encoding bifunctional diguanylate cyclase/phosphodiesterase — MTLYKQLVVGMVAVFILLMTSVFMIEFNTTRGYLEEQQRSEVNNTINTVGLALAPYLEEKDQVAVESVINALFDGSSYSVVRLIFLDTGDDILRSYPVKPTGVPQWFTNLNLFKPIHDRRVITSGWMQLAEVEIVSHPGPAYTQLWEAFTRLVTFFGAIFLLGLISISWILQRALRPLSLIIKKMNQIAKNQFGEPLARPKTKDLILVVDGINHMSTQVEQAFKNQAQEAQRLRERAYIDPVSQLGNRAYYMSQLTQWLEESSLGGLAVLKAEFISEEYDDKGYQEGDALVHQLAEQLQASISSPDITIARISSDEFGFIMPNIDENELKLVASSIVNCIQNLGSDPTGMANPHIALGVTYSKKRKTSTEIMSLVDNALSSAKANRELAYGYVTADDHGAVMGKQQWRMLVEEAIINDLVTFRFQAANNSFGKTYHQEVFSAIEKEGVRYGANQYLYALEQLEMSHILDQYVIEKMIDKLNAKELTSPVAINISPSSISQPSFIRWIGKSLEKNASIAHLLHFEIPENCFVNVPHYTALLCNTIRNADAVFGVDNYGRNFQSLDYINEYRPSYVKLDYLFTHNLDDEKQKFTLTSISRTAHNLGVTTIASRIETQTQLDILSDNYVEVFQGFIVDK; from the coding sequence ATGACTTTATATAAACAGCTTGTGGTCGGGATGGTTGCAGTGTTCATACTGCTGATGACGTCAGTTTTTATGATCGAATTCAATACCACCCGTGGATACTTAGAAGAGCAGCAACGCTCTGAAGTAAATAATACCATTAATACTGTTGGACTGGCGCTCGCCCCTTACCTCGAAGAAAAGGACCAAGTGGCTGTAGAGTCTGTTATCAACGCACTGTTTGATGGTAGTTCTTACTCTGTCGTACGATTGATTTTTCTAGACACCGGAGATGACATTCTTCGCTCATACCCTGTGAAACCAACAGGTGTACCACAATGGTTTACCAACCTGAATTTGTTTAAACCGATTCATGATCGCCGCGTGATTACTAGTGGTTGGATGCAACTTGCCGAAGTTGAAATAGTGAGCCACCCAGGCCCAGCCTACACGCAGCTTTGGGAAGCATTTACCCGACTAGTGACCTTCTTTGGAGCGATTTTCTTACTGGGTTTGATCTCGATTTCATGGATACTCCAGCGAGCACTACGCCCGCTGTCACTAATTATAAAAAAAATGAATCAGATTGCTAAAAATCAGTTCGGAGAACCTCTGGCTCGCCCTAAAACAAAAGATCTCATCTTAGTCGTCGACGGTATTAACCACATGTCGACTCAGGTAGAGCAGGCCTTTAAAAATCAGGCGCAAGAAGCTCAACGACTTCGTGAGCGCGCGTATATCGATCCTGTTTCTCAATTAGGTAACCGTGCTTACTACATGTCTCAACTAACTCAGTGGTTAGAAGAGTCTAGTTTAGGTGGTCTGGCGGTGCTAAAAGCCGAATTTATTAGTGAAGAATATGATGACAAAGGCTATCAAGAAGGCGATGCCTTAGTTCACCAATTAGCTGAACAGCTACAGGCTTCTATTTCATCTCCAGATATTACTATCGCTCGTATTTCTAGTGATGAGTTTGGCTTCATTATGCCGAACATTGATGAAAATGAACTGAAACTCGTCGCGAGCAGCATCGTAAACTGCATTCAAAATCTAGGTTCAGATCCAACAGGTATGGCAAATCCACACATAGCTCTCGGTGTGACATACAGCAAGAAACGTAAAACCAGTACTGAAATCATGTCTTTGGTCGATAACGCACTGTCTAGCGCGAAAGCTAACCGTGAGCTCGCTTACGGTTACGTAACTGCTGACGACCATGGCGCTGTAATGGGTAAACAGCAATGGCGCATGTTGGTCGAAGAAGCAATCATCAATGACCTAGTAACTTTCCGCTTCCAAGCTGCAAATAATAGTTTTGGCAAAACCTATCACCAAGAAGTGTTCTCTGCGATTGAGAAAGAGGGGGTTCGTTACGGTGCCAACCAATACTTATACGCATTAGAACAGCTTGAAATGAGCCACATCCTCGATCAATACGTTATCGAGAAGATGATTGATAAACTGAATGCAAAAGAGCTTACTAGCCCCGTTGCTATCAATATCTCGCCAAGCAGTATTTCTCAGCCAAGCTTCATCCGTTGGATCGGAAAGTCTCTTGAGAAAAATGCGTCAATCGCTCATCTGTTGCATTTTGAAATTCCAGAAAACTGTTTCGTCAATGTTCCTCACTACACGGCACTATTGTGTAACACCATTCGCAACGCTGATGCGGTGTTTGGTGTCGATAACTATGGACGCAACTTCCAATCGCTCGATTACATCAACGAGTACCGCCCTAGCTATGTGAAGCTGGATTACCTATTTACTCATAACCTTGATGACGAAAAACAGAAATTTACGTTAACGTCTATCTCAAGAACGGCTCATAACCTTGGTGTGACGACTATTGCGTCACGAATTGAAACTCAGACTCAGTTAGATATTTTGTCTGATAACTACGTAGAAGTGTTCCAAGGCTTCATTGTTGATAAATAG
- a CDS encoding type I secretion system permease/ATPase translates to MQDPLLNSLIYVSRYYGLANSPEALINGLPLSDGKLTPFLFPRSAERAGLVAKENRSDLENIPHLILPAILLLKQGEACVLNSIDIEKQEAEIITTESGMMPIVIPIEELKEQFIGRYFLVKKQFRYDERSPEILKTREGHWFWSTIWQSKKIYRDVLIASILINLFAIAAPMFTRLVYDKVVPNLAFETLWVLASGIFVVFLFDLLLKLMRSYFIDVAGKKSDILISSKLFSKVLGIRMEAKPASVGAFAKNLQEFESIREFFTSATIGSLIDLPFALMFLALIWLMAGNLVFVPVAGVVILIIYALLIQGPLRRTIEEGSRLASQKYANLIESLAGLETVKLFSAQSQFQFRWEEAVAHMANWNIKSRRITDSIQNTAGFVQQSTNVGMIIFGVYLMAEGTLTMGGLIAATMLSGRAIGPLVQLSLLSTRYNQAKSSMTLIEQVMSMPSEQEEGKRYIHRPIIQGHIALDKVTFHYPDSPIASIRDLTLNISPGEKVAIIGRIGSGKSTLERLIMGLYKPTEGHVRIDDTDMEQLHHVDVRRNIGCVPQDSNLFYGTVRDNITLGRPLVDDRDVMDAANRAGVTAFTQQDPAGLERQVGEGGGLLSGGQRQSIAIARAFLGRPPVLLMDEPTSAMDNRSEMHIKHQLSQLLPSETLILITHKTSMLDIVDRVIVMEKGSIIADGPKSQVLSDLKQGKVKAAS, encoded by the coding sequence ATGCAAGATCCACTATTAAACTCACTGATCTACGTTAGTCGGTATTACGGGTTAGCTAACTCGCCCGAAGCGTTGATCAATGGGCTACCACTCTCTGATGGAAAGCTAACCCCTTTCCTATTCCCTCGCTCTGCAGAGCGTGCGGGGTTAGTGGCCAAAGAAAACCGTTCCGATCTAGAAAACATCCCTCACTTAATTCTGCCCGCTATATTGTTACTCAAGCAAGGTGAGGCTTGCGTTCTTAATAGTATCGATATTGAGAAGCAAGAAGCCGAAATCATCACAACGGAAAGTGGGATGATGCCAATCGTCATCCCAATCGAAGAGTTGAAAGAGCAATTCATCGGCCGTTACTTCTTAGTAAAGAAACAATTCCGTTATGATGAACGCTCACCAGAAATTTTAAAAACGCGCGAAGGTCACTGGTTTTGGAGCACAATTTGGCAATCTAAAAAAATCTATCGAGATGTGCTGATCGCATCAATTCTAATCAACCTTTTCGCTATTGCAGCTCCAATGTTTACTCGTTTGGTGTACGACAAAGTGGTACCAAACCTAGCGTTTGAGACGCTATGGGTACTCGCGAGTGGTATTTTTGTCGTCTTCCTCTTTGACTTGCTTTTAAAGTTAATGCGAAGCTATTTTATTGACGTTGCGGGTAAGAAATCCGATATCCTGATTTCATCTAAGTTGTTCAGTAAGGTGCTCGGGATTCGTATGGAAGCGAAGCCTGCTTCTGTCGGTGCTTTTGCTAAAAACCTGCAAGAATTCGAATCAATCCGTGAGTTCTTTACTTCGGCAACTATAGGCTCATTAATCGATTTGCCATTCGCTCTTATGTTCTTGGCGCTAATTTGGTTGATGGCTGGCAACCTTGTGTTTGTTCCTGTCGCTGGCGTGGTGATTCTGATCATCTATGCATTGCTAATACAAGGCCCGCTGCGTCGTACCATTGAAGAAGGCTCTCGCCTTGCTTCTCAGAAGTACGCAAACTTAATTGAGAGTTTAGCGGGACTAGAAACCGTTAAGCTATTCAGCGCTCAAAGCCAGTTCCAATTCCGCTGGGAAGAAGCTGTCGCGCACATGGCGAACTGGAATATCAAGAGTCGTCGCATTACCGATAGCATCCAAAACACCGCAGGCTTTGTTCAACAAAGTACCAATGTGGGGATGATCATTTTTGGTGTGTACCTAATGGCAGAAGGCACTCTTACAATGGGTGGCTTGATTGCCGCTACTATGTTGAGTGGTAGAGCAATTGGTCCTCTTGTCCAGTTATCATTGCTTTCTACGCGTTATAACCAAGCGAAGTCATCAATGACCTTGATTGAGCAAGTCATGTCGATGCCCAGTGAGCAAGAGGAAGGTAAGCGATACATCCACCGTCCGATTATTCAAGGGCATATCGCGCTTGATAAAGTAACATTCCATTACCCTGATTCGCCAATCGCGTCTATAAGAGACCTGACTCTTAATATTAGTCCAGGTGAAAAGGTCGCGATAATTGGCCGAATTGGTTCAGGTAAAAGCACACTTGAACGCCTGATTATGGGCCTGTATAAGCCCACAGAAGGTCATGTTCGCATTGATGACACTGATATGGAGCAACTTCACCATGTCGACGTACGACGCAATATAGGCTGTGTGCCGCAAGACAGTAACCTATTTTATGGCACTGTAAGAGATAACATTACTTTGGGACGCCCGTTGGTTGACGATCGTGATGTTATGGATGCAGCGAACCGTGCTGGTGTTACCGCTTTTACTCAGCAAGATCCCGCAGGCTTAGAACGTCAAGTTGGCGAAGGTGGTGGTTTGCTCTCTGGTGGTCAACGTCAGTCGATTGCCATAGCTAGAGCCTTCCTAGGGCGTCCTCCTGTATTATTGATGGACGAACCTACCAGCGCTATGGATAACCGTTCAGAGATGCACATTAAGCATCAGCTGAGCCAGCTGTTACCTAGTGAGACTTTGATTCTTATCACCCACAAAACGTCGATGTTGGATATCGTGGATAGAGTGATTGTGATGGAGAAAGGCAGCATTATTGCCGACGGACCAAAATCACAAGTTCTGTCAGACTTGAAGCAAGGTAAGGTAAAAGCGGCAAGTTAG